The window AGACGTTTAGGGTGTCTGGAggcagtggaggggagggggtcCCTTCATCTTAAAGCAGCTGGTCTACCTCTTTCAAAATGGATACTTTCCCTGTtagaacagccacacaagcttgttttgaaattgaaaatgatAATCAAGCTGGAGGAAATATACGAAGATGGAGGTAAAAGGCTGCATGCTCCCGATCCCCACGGAGCACCCCTTAGTTGACTTTGGGGGTAATTCCTCCATCTCTGCTTTCCCACCCATAGAGACCCCACCCCCACAGTGGGTCCCCCCACCCCGGCCTGATTTGAGCTTGCTGGGCCTGGGATGCAATCATTTTATGAAGGCTGATTGATTTTTAGATCCTAcgattatttttaattatctgtgATTGTTGGCAAGTGagacagtgggggtggggtggctggagcagggcagagccagaacccacctcccagacttGGAATCTGCGTGGGGAGGGGTTAGTCAGTTGCTCAGACCTGTCCCTCTCTGCCGCCTCTGTTTTCCTACCTGGAAGATGGGTGTCCCTGAAATTTTATGTAAATCCTGAATTGAAAATTCAGTGGACCAGGACCTGGGGGCAGTGTTGGCACTTGGACAAAACCCCGAACAGCCACAGCCACCACTCTCTACCTTGGACCTGCTGTGGATGCTGAACAGAGGCACAACTTCCCCTCGGGGCTCAATGAAGCAAGAGTATGTGCCTGGTAAACAGTAAGTGGCTACTAAATGCTAAGTCCTAAGCACAAGGCACTGGGAGGCAGTGTTTTTTTTAGTGCCCTGTTCCACCCCAGGACATAGCTCAGGCCATTCTACTGTCTGATCCCCACACCCCGCTGTGCAAGCTGGGGGTCGGATCATCTTGGTCCTTCAACCTCCTTGCACTGCTGCACTGGGAGACAGCCTACCCCCTCCCCACTATGGTGGACAGCAAAGATGTGCCCAGGCTCTCAGTGGGGGCAGGTAGGAaggcaccctcccctcccctccccccaccccagtcagggaaagggaaactgagacacaggagCCACCGCACAGACACCAAGTCCAGTGGCAGTTCCCAGAATCAAACCTCCAATCCTGCTGAAGGTGGTGAGACAGCGACATGCCCAATGGTTTGCATGGAGGGGGAGCTCCCTGACAGGGCCTTTGCAGCCCTCCACCCATGGTTTAGAGCCCTGACCCTCCCTGCTGAGGTGGGGGGTCCTGGGGGACTCCATCACAGACCTTACTAGCCCTACCCTCCTCCTCCGGCTTTGGGAAAAGGCAATGGTTATCCTCTGGGCAGGAATAAGGGGTAGGGCTGGTTTTGGGAATCCCTCCTCACCCCACACCCTGCTCTTCAGTTGGGGGCACATTTTGGGGTCTGACTTGGCCACTCTGGACTCCCCTTCCTGACTTGCATCTCATTCCCACAAAGGGAtcacagtgggggagggggtctcTGAGTGTGGAAGGCTCCCTCATTTATCCCAGTTCCAGGGGTCCCTGGGCCTCACCTGTCTCCAGGTGGGGAGGAAAAGGAGCACCTTCCCTCCTCTCACCGCAAAGAGAAACCCCAGGGAGAGGGTGGAGTCTGACCAGGGGCTTCCTGGGAAGCAAAGAGGATGTGTATCAGGCCTGCCTGATCTGGAGGGTGACAGAGGTTCTTGCAGAGTCACCCCCAAGCTGCTCTCACGCTGGAGATGGAGGCAATTAGAAGGACTTGGAAATAGGAGGAGCTTTTAGCATCCCTGAGGCCGGGTGCTCCATTGtacagctggggaaactgagggccCAGTGCCTACACATGGGAGCAGATCCAGACACTTGGAGACACAGGCTGGGAATCAGCCTGAGGACCTTCCTTTCAGCACCCTCCCCCCAGAGAGAACTTTGGGGGCACGATGTGACTCCCGACCTATGCTAGGAGAGAGGGAGGTTTGGGAGCAGAGAGCCCACCTCCTAGGGATCTGCGTGAGAAGGGGGCAACACCTGGATCACAGGCCCCCACTGAGTCACACTCCGGTGCACTCCCTAAAGATGGACTCACAGGTGCCAGGGAGGAAAGTAACCTTCACGACCCTTGGAGGAGACAGAGAATCTGAGCCCCAGAGACTAAGTCACCAGCCCCGCCTCGGTGAAGTCTGTCCTCGACCTCCGTCCATTGTCCCCGAGTACCACTGATCCCCAGGGGGCATGGTGGAGGCAGTGGCAGGGTGTCTGGCAGAAGCCCGGAGTCTAGCCCACTCCGGCCAGCGTGGCGCTCCAGGGGGCCAGGGCGGGCGGAGAGCTAGTCGGCGGGAGGCGGCGGCTAGGGGAGCCGGTGGGCGGGGGCGCTGACGTCAGACCCGGGCCCGGGCGCCGGCGGCCGCTCCCCCGCCACATCCTGGTGGCCGCGCTCGCAGCCGGGCCGGGCCGTACGCCGCGCAGCCGGGCAGCCTCGCGCGCAGCCACCGGGGAGCGGGCGGGGGCCATGCGGCGGCCTTGAGCGCGCCGGGCCGGCGCCGAAGAGCGCGCGCGGCGGGCGGGCGGCCGAGCCGGCGAGGAGTCCGCGCGCGGCGGCCGAGAATGGAGCTGAGCCTGGAGAGCCTGGGGGGCCTGCACGGCGTGGCCCACGCGCAGGCGGGCGAGCTGCTAAGCCCGAGCCACGCGCGCTCGGCAGCGGCGCAGCACCGCGGCCTGGTGGCGCCCGGGCGCCCCGGCCTAGTGGCCGGCATGGCGAGCCTGCtggacggcggcggcggcggcggcggcgggggcgccgGGGGCGCGAGCGGCTCGAGCGGCGCGGGTGGCGGCGCTGACTTCCGCGGGGAGCTGGCCGGCCCGCTGCACCCGGCCATGGGCATGGCCTGCGAGGCGCCGGGCCTGGGCGGCACCTACACGACGCTCACGCCGCTGCAGCACCTGCCCCCGCTCGCAGCCGTGGCGGACAAGTTCCACCAGCATGCGGCGGCCGCGGCCGTAGCCGGGGCACACGGCGGCCACCCTCATTCGCACCCGCACCCGGCCGccgcgccgcccccgccgcccccgccgcagCGCCTGGCGGCCAGCGTGAGCGGCAGCTTCACCCTCATGCGCGACGAGCGCGCGGCGCTCGCCTCCGTGGGCCACCTCTACGGGCCCTACGGCAAGGAGCTGCCCGCCATGGGGTCGCCGCTGTCGCCGCTGCCCAATGCGCTGCCGCCCGCGCTGCACGGCGCCCCGcagcccccgccgccgccgccacccccGCCGCTGGCCGCCTACGGCGCACCGGGCCACCTGGCCGGGGACAAGCTGCTGCCGCCCGCCGCCTTCGAGCCGCACGCCGCGCTGCTGGGTCGCGCGGAGGACGCGCTGGCCCGCGGGCTGTCCggaggcggcggcagcggcggcggcgcgggTGGCGGGAGCACCGCGGGGCTGCTGGCGCCGCTGGGCGGGCTGGCGGCGGCTGGAGCGCACGGGTCTCAcgcgggcggcggcggcccggCCGCGGGCGGCGGTGGCCCCGGGGCGGGCGCGGCGGCGGAGGAGATCAACACCAAGGAGGTGGCGCAGCGCATCACGGCGGAGCTGAAGCGCTACAGCATCCCGCAGGCCATCTTCGCGCAGCGCATCCTGTGCCGCTCGCAGGGCACGCTCTCCGACCTGCTGCGCAACCCCAAGCCCTGGAGCAAGCTCAAATCGGGCCGTGAGACCTTCCGCAGGATGTGGAAGTGGCTGCAGGAGCCCGAGTTCCAGCGCATGTCGGCGCTGCGCCTGGCAGGTAGGAGCTCAGCGCGCACCGCCCGACCCTAGGGGTCCTGCTCCGGGGGCCTCCCTAGCACCAGGCAATGCGTCGGCGGAGAGTCCCGGCCCCCTCCCCATTTGGCCTGGCACTCCGCCGCCCGCTAGGGACCCCCTTGCAGGAGGTGAGAGCGCGATCTTCGCCCCTGCCCGTCTGTACCGTCACCAAAAGGAGGGAAAGGTCTGTGCCGCCTTCCCTCCCCTACGGGAGTCTACACTCGCGCTCAGTCCCTCCAGGAACTGGGAGTGGGATCCCTGGGTCCCTTCAGACTGCTGGAGGATCCGCAAGTTGCCAGCAGGGTCGCTcattgtgtgtgatgtgtgtgtgtgtgtgtgtgtggcggggttGGGGGTGTGATCCAGACGTGCCGCCGCTCTCAGCTCGGAGTGCCACCCCCTCCCCCGAACGGCCCCTCACTGCTCCTCCCGCTCCGGGGGCAGAGTGTAGGAACCGTGCACCGAACACCGGCGCCTCCGCAGCCAGAGCCGGGCCCGCGCTCAGCCCCCGGCCCCAGCGCGCGCTTCTTTGTAGCTGGGCCTCCGCGATCGATAGCCCCCTCCCCCCTCCGGCCGCTGGCAAAGGTCACTCGAGAacgggcgggggaggggcggcccGGGGGACCCGCGGCCCAGAGGCCTTCACACCCCAGCCGGCCGGCCGCCCTCCCCGCGCGGTTGCTCCTGGCTCGAGTGCGCGCACCGAACCCGcctctcttttccattttgtgTTTCTCTCATTTCTACTCTCTCTGTCGGGGCAAACTGGTATCTATTTCTTTGCTTGATCCACATTTTCCTCCTTGTCTTATTCTTCCTCGTCCTCTCTGTCCTGCTCCCTCTCtacctctctctgcttcctcatcttaCTCCCACTGATGCTCATTGACCCTCTTCTCCCTCCCAGCTGACAACAGCAGGGTCCACACCTGCCCCCAGCCAGCCGCTGCCCAGGACCGCTTCTGCTGAGTAGGGGGAGTGCAGGAGAGCCCCCATTCTCGCAGTGGTGGCCTGGCTTGGGTGGGGAGGGTCTTTTCCTGGCCATTctggggaggggctgcagccACCCCAGCCATGGGGACAATAGCAGCCCCAGGCACCTGATCGATCGCTTCTGTGCACAGGGGCGAGAGGGGCTGGATGGAGCGGGCTAGGGCTCAACCAGCCGCCCCTGGAGCGGGGAGGATGGGAGGGATTTGGCTGTGTCTGCAGCCTTCTGCTGTGAAGACTGGGTTGCCAGTGGGGGATGGAGAGGGGTCCGTGTTAtttgctcccctcccccaggccaccTGGacaacctggggcccctgcaccTACacgtgtgcctcagtttcccctctgcaGAACAAGGTGATTGAGCCTCCGATAGGCTTCCTTCATCCTCCACATTGGGGAATAAATCCTCCTTTCATGTGGCAGGTGACCAAGTGCGTGGGAAGGTTGCCATGAAATGTTAGAAATGGCATCAGGAACCTGGACGGTCTTGTTTGAAGACAGGATCCACTCtgtcctgccccacccccctcgTGACACATGCAGTGACACAGGTGTgttcacaggagacactcaagcaCACCAATGCACAGTCATGGCCTGCTGTGTGTGCGTGATGCAGGTGACATTAGGGAGCAGGCCAAAGGCAGAGTTCTGACACCACAGATACTAAGAGGCCCTTGTCGAATGGGGTCACTGGTGAGGTCTGACTTACCGCCACTCTGGCCACCTTTGGCCTCCTCCCCAGGGCATGTATTTCGGGGACATTGTGTCTGACACATGTGTACCCAAAGGACACAcaccagtttccttttttttttaattccactgtCACATCATGTAAGAAACAGAACCCATTTGTGGCATTCGAATGGCACATTTCGGGGCCATCCAAGAGGTTGATGAGGGCGTCTTAGAATAGCAGACTTCAGGGGAGAAATCCCTGTGGGGGTGCTGCTGTGGGAGAGCAGCGCCAACCGGCAGGGGAGGGCAGGCGGCCCGCGCTTGCATCCCGGCCGGGCCTCCCTGACTTCTGTGGCGGTAGAGAGCCTCCTCGCCTCTttgagcctcggtttccccattTGGACTGGGACTCAGAATAGCGACCGTCTGGGGGCCCCTAGGGGAAATGCAGGgcctgagggcagggcctggcatATGCTCAGGTCCAGGGGACACTAAACCGCGACACCTGGCCTGTTTCCGTTGCTtccccaggcccctgcccacTCTGTGATCTTGCCGCCCGCCTGGTCCGCGCACCGGGCCCTGGGCACCTGCTGCACCTTGGGCGCGCTCAGGACCGCGTCCAGAGCGCGGGGCTGGGCTTAGAATGTTAGAGGTGGCTGGGTCGTGGGGTAATTAGGAGCCGACCGGCTGAGAGGCCTTTAGTTCCGGTCGCTGCGCAAATGAAAAGCGGTTAAGTGGCGGCAAATCGCAGCGGTTAGGGGGAGGTGGCCTGGCTCATCTCTCCCCCACGCGCCGCCCCGCACGCGCAGCCTGAGGCGCCTCCAGGCCGCCGACCCGCACAGTCCGACCCCGGCAGGCCGCACTCAccgcccttcctcctccccagtccCCATCCTGAGCCCAGCGAAAGCCGCCCGCCATCCCCGGACCGGCCGGCAGCTCCGCGCCCCGGTCCCGCCTCCGCGCGCTTGCGGGCCTCTGTCTCCGGCCTCGCTTCTTGGCCCAGCTGCTGTGGGCGTCCCGTTGGGGTGTCCTCCCCACCGCCCTGGACCAGGAGGCGGTAAGGACGGAGAAAGACACACGCAGAGACAGGCAGAAAGACACAGAGATAGGTAGGGAGAGACAGTGGCAAAAACAAagtgagaaagacaaaaagagacaaagaggcagAAAAGGAGACTGGAAACGGGAGGTGACGGCTCCCAACGGCAGCTCCTCAGCTGGGGTCACTCGTCTGGAACCTGACGGCTCCCAGCTCCTCcacctctctccttcctcagGAATGAGGGACTGTTTAAGCCAGTTCAGATAATGAACCCACTTTACAGACCACAGAGCCAGGGCTGAAAGGGACGCACTTGCCGAAGTTGCACAAGCAGGGGGACGTGGAGCCGGCAGTCCTCTGGGATTGAGGACTTAAGggggatttctttcttttgaagcACCCAAGAAATCTGGCCAGGTAGACCTCAGGGTTCCCCACTCCGTTGCTCCCAGACCTGTCTGTTCTTTGCGACTCAGTTtatccatctgtaaaatgtgtgCACTGGGGTAGACAGGCTCTGGGTCTGAATTCTGAGATTCTGGGGACGGCCCATCCTGCAAGGCCCCAACCCCACTGTCCTGGTGGGGTCTCACCCTGCTCCACCCTCAGGGTCCTTAGAGCCCCGCAGCTTCCCAGCCGCCACCTCTTCGAAGCCCTCCCTTGGAAGACTCCGTCTCAAACGGTAATTACggaagaggggctgggggaggggctgatGGACTTCTCTGCGGGGGCGGGGTGGTCGATGAATTCGAATTACCGGCTCTAATTCATCACCGCCGCCTGGTCGATAACTTCGCCCGTCTTCAAATATTGTTTAAATTGCAACTCCGGAGGAAAAGTAT is drawn from Bos mutus isolate GX-2022 chromosome 7, NWIPB_WYAK_1.1, whole genome shotgun sequence and contains these coding sequences:
- the ONECUT3 gene encoding one cut domain family member 3 → MELSLESLGGLHGVAHAQAGELLSPSHARSAAAQHRGLVAPGRPGLVAGMASLLDGGGGGGGGGAGGASGSSGAGGGADFRGELAGPLHPAMGMACEAPGLGGTYTTLTPLQHLPPLAAVADKFHQHAAAAAVAGAHGGHPHSHPHPAAAPPPPPPPQRLAASVSGSFTLMRDERAALASVGHLYGPYGKELPAMGSPLSPLPNALPPALHGAPQPPPPPPPPPLAAYGAPGHLAGDKLLPPAAFEPHAALLGRAEDALARGLSGGGGSGGGAGGGSTAGLLAPLGGLAAAGAHGSHAGGGGPAAGGGGPGAGAAAEEINTKEVAQRITAELKRYSIPQAIFAQRILCRSQGTLSDLLRNPKPWSKLKSGRETFRRMWKWLQEPEFQRMSALRLAACKRKEQEQQKERALQPKKQRLVFTDLQRRTLIAIFKENKRPSKEMQVTISQQLGLELNTVSNFFMNARRRCMNRWAEEPGAAPGGPAGAAATFSKA